From Penicillium digitatum chromosome 5, complete sequence, one genomic window encodes:
- a CDS encoding Allantoate permease: MGRVLSRPGPEQTATTEEPPATAEEPPATTEEPPATTEEPPATAEEPPATAEEPPATTEEPPATCKVPSEEPACTTNWSRETRHCSRIASCVCCVCKKEIQHVRNYNRGHRDCTEPQDRH, translated from the exons ATGGGCCGGGtattgtcacg acccggtcctgagcagaccgctaccaccgaagaaccgcctgctaccgctgaagaaccgcctgctaccactgaagaaccgcctgctaccactgaagaaccgcctgctaccgctgaagaaccgcctgctaccgctgaagaaccgcctgctaccactgaagaaccgcctgctacctgtaaagtcccgtccgaggaacctgcctgcacgaccaactggtctcgagaaacgagacattgcagccgtatcgctagctgcgtgtgctgcgtatgcaagaaagaaatacagcatgttcgcaattacaaccgcggacatcgagactgcactgaaccccaagaccgacactga